In Acidobacteriota bacterium, a single window of DNA contains:
- a CDS encoding TlpA disulfide reductase family protein produces MLWKRLSPYSLTLHGLLLALAGATVFLTLEVRQLRQAAIEGALPSSLVAGQVFEPFAALDLDGQELEVELAGSDRLLFFFTTTCPSCQENQQRWQALHHEVGAIAETLGVSFDPVEPTRAYGEEQQLAYPIVSLRDPGIFAADNQLSAVPFTVLLSADGRVRDSWLGTLSEQDLDEIRSSLSAIGA; encoded by the coding sequence ATGCTCTGGAAGCGTCTGTCCCCCTACAGCCTGACTCTGCATGGACTGCTGCTGGCCCTGGCCGGTGCCACCGTCTTCCTGACCCTCGAAGTACGGCAGCTTCGGCAAGCGGCAATCGAGGGCGCCCTACCCTCATCGCTGGTGGCTGGTCAGGTGTTCGAGCCCTTTGCGGCCCTCGACCTCGACGGCCAGGAGCTCGAGGTCGAGCTCGCCGGTAGTGATCGCCTGCTGTTTTTCTTCACCACCACCTGTCCGTCGTGCCAGGAGAACCAGCAGCGTTGGCAGGCCCTTCACCACGAGGTCGGGGCCATCGCCGAGACCCTTGGTGTCAGCTTCGACCCGGTCGAGCCGACCCGCGCCTACGGTGAGGAGCAGCAGCTCGCCTATCCCATCGTCAGCCTGCGCGACCCGGGGATCTTCGCGGCGGACAACCAGCTTTCGGCGGTCCCCTTCACGGTGCTTCTATCCGCCGACGGCCGGGTTCGGGACTCCTGGCTCGGCACTCTTTCGGAGCAGGATCTCGACGAGATCCGCAGCTCCCTTTCCGCCATCGGCGCCTGA
- a CDS encoding serine/threonine-protein kinase yields MSSERWESAEHLFLELEELAVDERSRRLQEIGRGDPAMAAALTRLLAAAGRSQGFLESPVELMAAGEAPPGDDESEPAPDDRLGPYRLLHEVGRGGMSVVYAAHRADASYEQQVAVKVIRREIASPAIEQRFRAERQILARLEHPGIARIIDGGSSEDGRLYVVLEWVEGTALDLYCHQRRLSVEQRLRLFRRVLDAVGHAHRNLVVHRDLKPSNILVTAEGEPKLLDFGIAKLLDPAQWPLAPDETEAWVRLMTPRYANPEQRRGEAVTTGSDLYSLGVLLHELLTGHSPDPGVAASTPAPSSLVIGRDGAGAEEARRVAEERDTSPEGLRRSLRGDLDAILGTALAVDPEQRYRSVELLDEDLRRHLEGFPVRARPDRWTYRTGRFLSRHRLAAGLVALLMTVVSALGVTSWRQSLLLASERDEARLAQRRAERLVGFVQEVFQVAVEGEALTLRQAVERSARSLEGKLVDQPGDRAELLEITGNIYRDLGIYDLAEVQLEEALQIRRGLDGGDSLAVASLLGTLGTVAGWQNRLDAGETRIREGLSIVAASPRAEDRDVAVLLTDLVSLLCLKGDFQRADEPSEEALELARAAFEDGESDKARAFAGRARVLTSTGRNSAAIPLYREAVRLHRLAYGPDHPERVALLNNLGLAYRQEGQIRDALELLGQAVVLQRRLRGADNPGLAAPLKNLGDLQLAAGELAAAEESYRASSAIMEQAFSPAHFAVWVNRAGIASVRLRQGRAEAGEALLRDWLEQWGSRLESPYLRGLGESVLGECLTAQGRYAEAEPLLTRSYRAIRDHQGPDSAKTALARDRWKALYRAWGRPQPDLTDS; encoded by the coding sequence TTGAGCTCTGAGCGTTGGGAAAGTGCCGAGCATCTCTTCCTCGAGCTCGAGGAGCTGGCGGTCGACGAGCGCAGCCGGCGGCTGCAGGAGATCGGCCGAGGGGATCCGGCGATGGCCGCGGCCTTGACGCGCCTGCTGGCGGCAGCCGGTCGCTCGCAGGGTTTTCTCGAGAGTCCCGTCGAGCTGATGGCGGCTGGCGAGGCGCCCCCAGGCGACGATGAGAGCGAGCCAGCTCCCGACGACCGCCTCGGCCCCTATCGACTGCTTCACGAAGTCGGTCGCGGCGGCATGTCGGTGGTCTATGCGGCACACCGTGCCGACGCCAGCTACGAACAGCAGGTGGCAGTCAAGGTGATCCGGCGCGAGATCGCCTCGCCCGCCATCGAGCAACGCTTTCGCGCCGAGCGCCAGATTTTGGCCCGCCTCGAGCATCCCGGTATCGCTCGCATCATCGACGGCGGCAGCAGCGAGGACGGTCGCCTTTATGTCGTCCTCGAATGGGTCGAGGGAACCGCCCTCGACCTCTATTGCCACCAGCGCCGGTTGAGCGTCGAGCAGCGCCTGCGCCTGTTTCGCCGGGTGCTCGACGCCGTGGGTCACGCCCACCGCAACCTGGTGGTCCACCGTGACCTCAAGCCATCCAACATCCTGGTGACCGCCGAAGGCGAGCCCAAGCTACTCGATTTCGGCATTGCCAAGCTGCTCGATCCCGCTCAGTGGCCGCTGGCGCCGGACGAGACCGAAGCCTGGGTACGGCTGATGACGCCGCGCTACGCCAACCCCGAGCAGCGCCGGGGCGAAGCGGTGACCACCGGCAGCGATCTCTACTCCCTGGGAGTCTTGCTCCACGAGCTGCTCACCGGTCACTCTCCGGACCCCGGGGTCGCCGCGTCGACCCCGGCGCCGAGCTCACTCGTGATCGGCCGGGATGGTGCCGGCGCCGAGGAGGCGCGGCGGGTGGCGGAGGAGCGGGATACGTCTCCGGAAGGGCTGCGGCGTAGCCTGCGCGGCGATCTCGACGCCATCCTCGGGACCGCCTTGGCGGTCGATCCCGAGCAGCGCTATCGTTCCGTCGAGCTCCTCGACGAGGATTTGAGGCGGCATCTGGAGGGCTTCCCGGTGCGCGCCCGGCCCGACCGATGGACCTATCGCACCGGCCGCTTTCTGTCCCGCCATCGGCTGGCCGCCGGTCTGGTGGCGCTGCTGATGACGGTGGTCAGCGCTCTCGGAGTGACCAGCTGGCGCCAGAGCCTGCTCCTTGCCAGTGAGCGCGACGAAGCGCGCCTCGCCCAGCGTCGCGCCGAGCGCCTGGTGGGTTTCGTCCAGGAAGTCTTCCAGGTGGCCGTCGAAGGCGAGGCGCTCACCCTCCGCCAGGCCGTCGAGCGCAGCGCCCGTAGCCTCGAGGGCAAGCTCGTCGATCAGCCGGGCGATCGCGCCGAGCTGCTCGAGATCACCGGCAACATCTACCGCGACCTCGGCATCTACGACCTCGCCGAGGTGCAGCTCGAAGAGGCCCTGCAGATTCGCCGCGGCCTCGACGGTGGCGACAGTCTGGCGGTGGCCTCCTTGCTCGGTACGCTGGGCACCGTGGCGGGCTGGCAGAACCGCCTCGACGCCGGCGAGACGCGGATCCGAGAGGGGCTGTCGATCGTCGCCGCCAGCCCGCGAGCCGAGGACCGCGATGTCGCCGTGCTGCTGACGGATCTGGTCTCGCTGCTCTGCCTCAAGGGGGACTTCCAGCGGGCCGACGAGCCTTCGGAGGAGGCCCTCGAGCTGGCTCGCGCCGCCTTCGAGGATGGCGAGTCCGACAAGGCCCGCGCCTTCGCCGGGCGGGCTCGGGTGTTGACGTCCACGGGCCGCAATAGCGCGGCGATTCCGCTCTATCGGGAAGCCGTCCGCCTGCACCGCCTCGCCTATGGCCCCGACCACCCCGAGCGGGTCGCCCTGCTCAACAATCTCGGACTCGCCTATCGCCAGGAAGGGCAGATCCGGGATGCCCTCGAGCTGCTGGGACAGGCGGTGGTCCTACAACGGCGGCTGCGTGGAGCCGACAATCCGGGCTTGGCCGCTCCCCTCAAAAACCTCGGGGACCTCCAACTCGCCGCCGGCGAGCTCGCCGCGGCCGAGGAAAGCTACCGGGCGAGTTCCGCGATCATGGAGCAGGCCTTCTCGCCGGCTCACTTTGCCGTCTGGGTCAATCGCGCCGGCATCGCTTCTGTGCGGCTACGCCAGGGACGGGCGGAGGCCGGTGAGGCGCTGCTCAGGGACTGGCTCGAGCAGTGGGGAAGCCGTCTCGAGAGCCCGTATCTGCGGGGGCTGGGGGAGAGCGTTCTCGGAGAATGCCTGACCGCCCAGGGGCGCTACGCCGAAGCCGAGCCGCTGTTGACCCGCAGCTACCGGGCGATCCGCGACCACCAGGGCCCCGACTCCGCCAAGACGGCCCTCGCCCGCGACCGCTGGAAAGCTCTCTACCGCGCCTGGGGGCGCCCGCAGCCCGACCTCACCGACTCCTAG
- a CDS encoding ECF-type sigma factor has protein sequence MDLLVLDEALDLLAERAPQRARMVELRFFAGLNKEEIASVLNISPATVSRWWKLSRVWLYSFVVEGQRLEL, from the coding sequence ATCGATCTCCTGGTCCTGGACGAGGCCCTCGATCTGCTGGCGGAGCGGGCGCCGCAGCGGGCCCGCATGGTCGAGCTGCGCTTCTTCGCCGGCCTCAACAAGGAGGAGATCGCCTCCGTTTTGAACATCTCGCCGGCCACCGTCAGTCGCTGGTGGAAGCTGTCCCGGGTCTGGCTCTACAGCTTCGTGGTCGAAGGGCAGCGCCTTGAGCTCTGA